From the genome of Candidatus Methylacidiphilales bacterium:
ATCACCCATGATTTTACGCTCAAATGGCCTCTCATCGGAGCTCTCGTGGCCAACTGGATTATCGGGCGATACCTGATCGATTCCGTCGCCACCCGCACCTTGCGGCATCTCAAACAAACTGTCGAAAGCCGGACGAAATGAAGCGCCGCGTCGTCGTTACAGGCCTGGGAATCGTCTCCGCCGCCGGCAATTCAGTGCCCGCCTTTTGGAAATTTATCCGGGACGGGCGCTGCGGCATACGCCGCCTCAGCCATTTTAACGAAAAACGTTTCACCTCGCAGAATGCCGCCGAGGTTTCGGACTTTCGCCTGAACCCACCCCTGCCCCCGCTTCATGTCAAACGGCTGGACCGTTACGCCGAATTTGTACTCGAAGCCGCCTGGCAGGCCCTGCAGCACTCGCAATTGGAATTGTCCACGGCGCGGCAACGGGATGATGTCGGCATTTCCTTCGGCACCGCGCTGGGCGGCCTTTGCAATGCGGAACCGGAAATGCGCACCCTGCTGGAAAGCAACAAAAACAGCATATCGCCCTACCTGGCCCTGCAGGTTTTTGGCGGCGCGGCGCACAGCAACATCGCCATCGCCTTCGGCGCCCGCGGTTATGCCACGACCAATTCCAACAGTTGCGCCTCTGGAACCGTCGCAATCGGCGAAGGCCTGCGCGCCATCCGGGACGGCCTCGCCGACGTGATGATCACCGGCGGCGCGGAAGCCCCGCTTTATCCGCTGACCTATGGCGCATTCGACGTCATCCGGGCCATGAGCCGCCAGGACGATCCCTCCCTTGCCTGTCGCCCGTTTGACGCCAACCGGGACGGCTTTGTCATGGGCGAAGGCTCGGCTGCTTTGATTCTGGAAGAACTCAACCACGCCTTGCGGCGGGGAGCGCTTCCCCTGGCGGAAGTTTGCGGATACAGCCTGAACAACGACGCCCACCACATGACCCAATCACGGCCTGACCTCGCCTGCACCACACGCGCCATGCAGGACGCCCTCCGCGATGCGAATGTCGGACCGGAACAAATCGACCTGATCAACGCGCACGGATCGGGAACAAAGCTCAACGACGAAAACGAGGCCCGCTCCATTGCCGCCGTGTTTGGGGCCAGGAAAGTCCGGGTTCACGCCACGAAGGGATACTACGGGCATCCCTTGGGGGCCAGCGGCGCCATCGAAGGGCTCCTGGCGACCCTCATGCTGCAGGAAGGCTGGGTCCCCCACACCCTGGGCTGCAACAACCCGGAATATCCGGATTGGATCGATTTGCTCTGCGAAAAAGGATGTACACAACCGGTAGGTAGTATAGTATCGAACTCATTCGGATTTGGCGGTATCAATTCCTGCCTGGTCTTCAAAAAATTCGTGAAGTGAAAAAGTACGATGCGATAGTAGTCGGAGCCGGGCCTGCCGGCAGCCTGTTTTCGTATTTGACGGCCAAGGCCGGCCTTCACACCTTGCTGATCGATAAAGCCGTTTTCCCGCGCTCCAAGGTGTGCGGCGACTGCCTGAATCCCCGTTGCTGGAACATTTGGGAGCGTCAGGGACTGGCCGACTCGTTCCGCACACTGCCCCATTCGGTCATCAAATCGTTTTCGCTCTCGTTTGAAAATAATCCGCCATCCCGGTTCCCGCTGCCGGACGGCATCGGAGAGCTGCGTGCGGTGACCCGTGAGGTATTGGACGAATGGCTGCGGCAGCAGGCCATCGAGGCCGGGGCGGAATGCCTGACCGGCATCCGGGGCCAGTCGATTGATTACAGCCAGAGGCTGATGACGGACGCCGGGGAATTCCAGGGCAAGGTGCTCATTGGAGCGGACGGACGCACCTCCTGGGTGGCGCGCATGGGCGGTTTCCCCTCGATGGCCTTCAAATGCCGCCGCATCGCCTGGCAAACGACACTGCCGGGGGATGCGACGGATGAATCCATTCACATGAAATTTTTCCGGGAAGGGTACTTTGGCTTGGTGCGTTATTCGCCTCAATATGCCAATCTTTGCATGACTTTGTCCGGGCGGCGCACCGGCGCCACGCCGCAGAAAATCATGAACCGCCTTTTCCCGGGGCACGAACATCTGACCTGGCACAGCACCTATCCCATCAGCCGCCAGCCGAGAGTGCCGGCCCGGGACAACATTTTGTTGCTCGGCGATGCGGCCCGGGTCGTGGAACCCTTCACGGGCGAAGGCATTTACCTTGCGCTGCGGACGGCGGAGATTGCCGCCCAGCTCGTGATCGACACCTACCGCAAGGGCGGCTGGAGCACCCTGGACCGTCATTATATCCAGGAACATGCCAGGCTTTATCAGGGCATGAGCTTTCATAACAACCTCACGCGCTTTCTCGGAAAACATCCCCGGACCGGGATGCTGACCGCAAAATCCCTCACACAAGTCCCCACGGTCTTCCGCGCCCTTGCGTCCTCGTTTTTTAAGAAGCAGTAAGGCAAAACAAGGTTCACCGCAGTCGCCGAGAACGCAGAGCGGAAAAATATTTTCGGATTGGCACCATCTGTATTTATCCCCCTGAAAAGAGGGAAGACAAGGGGGTTTGTGTTTGGATGAATGCAACTCCGACAGGCGTCGCGAGTAAAAAGCGCTGGATCACCATGTGACAAATTTGGACTGCGGCGGCACGACGCCGCTTTCCCTGCGGGCGACATGTTCTTAATGCAAAGCGTCCGCCGCGGCGACCGCTTCGGGGTGTCTGGTCTTCCGGGCCGTGCCGATCCAATCTTCCCAAGTCTTAAATGGGACGACACGGCGGTCGTCCCTCCATCTCCGTTTTGACGTCTGCGGTGAACCGTTTTCTTGCGTCGGCGTCAAGGATGCCGGAATCCCTGAGCAATCGGCATCCGGCGGCCGATGCCGAAAGCCTTCGTCGTCACTTTCAAGCCCGGCGCCGCCTGCCGGCGCTTGTATTCGTTCTGGTCGAATTTTTTAATCAAGTCCCGCACCACGTTCTCCTCAAAACCCGCCGCCATGATCTGTGACACGGTCCGGCCTTTCAGCACATACAAATCCAAAATGCCGTCCAGAATTTCATAGGGCGGGAGGGAATCCTGGTCGGTTTGATGGGGCCGCAATTCCGCGCTGGGCGCCTTTTCAATCGATGACCGCGGAATAATCTCCTGGTGCCGGTTGATCCAGCGGGCCAGTTGATAGACCTGGGTCTTGGATACGTCGCTGAGCACGCCCAGGCTGCCGCACATGTCGCCATACAGCGTGCAATAACCCGAGGCCAACTCGGATTTGTTGCCGGTCGTCAGCACCAACCTCCCCGTCTTGTTGGAAATGGCCATCAGGGTCACGCCTCGGATCCGGGCCTGCAGATTTTC
Proteins encoded in this window:
- a CDS encoding beta-ketoacyl-[acyl-carrier-protein] synthase family protein; amino-acid sequence: MKRRVVVTGLGIVSAAGNSVPAFWKFIRDGRCGIRRLSHFNEKRFTSQNAAEVSDFRLNPPLPPLHVKRLDRYAEFVLEAAWQALQHSQLELSTARQRDDVGISFGTALGGLCNAEPEMRTLLESNKNSISPYLALQVFGGAAHSNIAIAFGARGYATTNSNSCASGTVAIGEGLRAIRDGLADVMITGGAEAPLYPLTYGAFDVIRAMSRQDDPSLACRPFDANRDGFVMGEGSAALILEELNHALRRGALPLAEVCGYSLNNDAHHMTQSRPDLACTTRAMQDALRDANVGPEQIDLINAHGSGTKLNDENEARSIAAVFGARKVRVHATKGYYGHPLGASGAIEGLLATLMLQEGWVPHTLGCNNPEYPDWIDLLCEKGCTQPVGSIVSNSFGFGGINSCLVFKKFVK
- a CDS encoding NAD(P)/FAD-dependent oxidoreductase, whose protein sequence is MKKYDAIVVGAGPAGSLFSYLTAKAGLHTLLIDKAVFPRSKVCGDCLNPRCWNIWERQGLADSFRTLPHSVIKSFSLSFENNPPSRFPLPDGIGELRAVTREVLDEWLRQQAIEAGAECLTGIRGQSIDYSQRLMTDAGEFQGKVLIGADGRTSWVARMGGFPSMAFKCRRIAWQTTLPGDATDESIHMKFFREGYFGLVRYSPQYANLCMTLSGRRTGATPQKIMNRLFPGHEHLTWHSTYPISRQPRVPARDNILLLGDAARVVEPFTGEGIYLALRTAEIAAQLVIDTYRKGGWSTLDRHYIQEHARLYQGMSFHNNLTRFLGKHPRTGMLTAKSLTQVPTVFRALASSFFKKQ